The Amycolatopsis jiangsuensis nucleotide sequence GCACCGTCGCCTCGGCCACGTCGAGCGTCTTGCCGTCCCGTGCGCGGGCGAGCGCACGGCGCATCGCGGAGGCGGTGGGGGCGGTGTCGTCAGGATCGGGTCCCATTCCGGCCACGCTAGGACCGCTGCGCCGCCACCGGCCAGTGCGTCGTGCGCCCGGCCCTCACCCGTTCGAGGACCGCCGATCATCGGCGCAGGTCAGCACGGCGTGCCGGTTGCCCCACGCGTTGCCGGCCGGTATTACCTAAAGGGTGGCGTCAGTGGTCGGGAAGCGGATCGGCGGCCGGGTCTACTACTACCTGGCCGAGTCCGCGCGGGTGGACGGCAAACCCCGCGTGGTCGGCCAGCGCTACCTCGGCACGGCCGAGGACATCGCCGCGGCGATGTCCGGCAGCGCACCCGCGGCGGCCGGCGCGCGGCACCGGTCGTTCGGCGATGTGGCCGCGGTGTGGGGAACGTTGCAGCGGCTCGACCTGATCCGCCGGGTCGACGTGGTCGCCGGTGCGCAACGGGCGCGGCCGACCCTCGGGTTCCACGTGGCGCTCGCCGTGCTGCACCGGGCGACCGCCCCGGACACCGAGTTCGAGCAGTGGTGGTCCGGTTGCGCGGCCCAGGACCTGGTCCGCCCCCGCCCGCCCAAGGGCGCGATCACCGCGGCGAACCACCAGCGTGCGCTGAGGAGGCTCTCGGCCGAGCGGATCACCGGCGTCGAGGCCGCCGTGGCCGAGGCGGTCCGCGGGCTGCTTGGCGACGACGGTACGGAAGCGCTGGCTGTCGACGTCGCGCAGTTCGCCGCGTTCACCGCCGCGGACTGCACACTCGTCGGCAGGGACGTCTTGGCCGGACTCGGCCTGGTGGTGACCCGCGACGGTGCCATCCCGCTCGCCTCGCGCGTCTACCGGCGCAGCGCCGCGCCCACGTTCGGCGCGCTGGCCGGCGAACTGGGCGGCCGTTACCCGGACGCCGACGTCACGCTGGTCTTCCACGCCGGTCAGGCCGCGCAGCTGGACCTCGGCGCGCGAAGCGGATTCGTCGGCGCACTGCCGCTGGCCGACCACCCGGAGCTGCTGGCGCGCCCGGCTGCGGGCCACCGGCGGGTCGATCCGGAACGGTTCGCCGGGCTGACCGCGCTCGACACCCGGGCGATTGTGGACGGCGTCCGCCGTCGCGTCATCGTCACCCATTCCGACACGTTGCACGCCGCGCAGCAACGCGCGTTCACCGACGAGCTGAGCACCGCGGTGCGGGAACTCGACGGGCTGGCCGCCGCCCTCGCCGCCGGCACCCATCGAGGCGACCGTACCCAGGTCCGCGCGGAGATCTCGCGGATCATCCGCGGCCGCCGGGTGGAACGCGTCCTCGGCACCACCCTCGAGGGCACCCGCGCGGGCGAGATCCGGCTGACCCGGCGGGTCGACGACGCCGCCGTCGCCCGGCTCGGTGACGAGTTCTTCGGCAAACAGGTACTGGTCACCGACCGGGACTGGCCGGTCGCCGAGGTGGTCACCGCCTACCGCGCGCGAACCCACCTCGAATCGACGTTCCGCTGGCTGACCGGCGCGGGCCCGTCCGCGCGCGCGGAGTGGACACCGCACCGGATCGCGGTGCACACGCTGGTGTCGGTCCTCGCCGCCACGGTCACCCACCTGATGCGGCGCGAGGCCGACCGGGCCGGGATGAACCTGTCCGTGGCCGAGCTGCTCGACCAGCTGTGCGGCATCGGCGAGACGGTGCTGAGGCACCGCTCGACCGGCGGCCGCCCGCGCACCCGCCGGATCCTGTCGGACCGCACGCCGCGGCAGCAGGCGCTGTACGAGCTGTTCGGCCTCGAGCGCTACGCCCCGGCTTAGCCCTCGCGGTCCACCTGCAGGGCGGAGAAGCTCTGCACGACCGGCATCAGCTCGATCACGTTGACGTTCACGTGCGCAGGTTGGCTCGCCGCCCAGTACACCGACTCCGCGATGTCGTCCGCGGTCAGTGGAGTCGTGCCCGCGTAGACCTGGTCCGCCTTCGCCCGGTCGCCGAACCGGACGGCGGAGAACTCGGTGCCGCCGGACAGCCCGGGCTCCACGTTCGTCACGCGCACGCCGGTACCGTGCAGGTCGCTGCGCAGGTTGAGGCTGAACTGATGCACGAACGCCTTGGTCGCGCCGTAGACGTTGCCCCCGGGGTAGGGGTAGGTGCCGGCGATCGAGCCGAGGTTGATCACGTGCCCGCGGCCGCGCTCGACCATCCGCGGCAGCACCGCACGCGTGAGGTGCACGAGACCGGTCACGTTGGTTTCGATCATCTGGTCCCAGTCCGCGAGTTTCGCCTCGTGCGCGGGTTCGAGCCCCTTGGCCAGTCCCGCGTTGTTGACCAGGACGTCGATGTCACTCCAGGCGTCGGGCAGCCCGGCCACCGCCTGCGCGACGGCGTCGCTGTCCCGCACGTCGAGGGCCAGCGGCAGCACAGCGTCGCCGAGCTCCCCGGCGAGCTCAGTCAGCCGCTCGGCACTGCGCGCCGCCGCGACGACCCGGGCCCCCTCCGCCACGAACCGCCGCGCGATCGCCGCCCCGAACCCCGCACTGGCCCCGGTCACGAACACGGTCTTCATCGATCGGTCACCGCTCTTCCACCACAGGCCCGGCCTCCGCCGGACCACCGTCCAAGCCCCGGCCGGTCCCGGCCGCCGGGATTCAGATTAGGTGCCCGGCCCGAGCCGATGTCCGCGGGAAGGCTGGCCACCCCGGCGCA carries:
- a CDS encoding SDR family NAD(P)-dependent oxidoreductase, giving the protein MKTVFVTGASAGFGAAIARRFVAEGARVVAAARSAERLTELAGELGDAVLPLALDVRDSDAVAQAVAGLPDAWSDIDVLVNNAGLAKGLEPAHEAKLADWDQMIETNVTGLVHLTRAVLPRMVERGRGHVINLGSIAGTYPYPGGNVYGATKAFVHQFSLNLRSDLHGTGVRVTNVEPGLSGGTEFSAVRFGDRAKADQVYAGTTPLTADDIAESVYWAASQPAHVNVNVIELMPVVQSFSALQVDREG
- a CDS encoding IS1634 family transposase, giving the protein MASVVGKRIGGRVYYYLAESARVDGKPRVVGQRYLGTAEDIAAAMSGSAPAAAGARHRSFGDVAAVWGTLQRLDLIRRVDVVAGAQRARPTLGFHVALAVLHRATAPDTEFEQWWSGCAAQDLVRPRPPKGAITAANHQRALRRLSAERITGVEAAVAEAVRGLLGDDGTEALAVDVAQFAAFTAADCTLVGRDVLAGLGLVVTRDGAIPLASRVYRRSAAPTFGALAGELGGRYPDADVTLVFHAGQAAQLDLGARSGFVGALPLADHPELLARPAAGHRRVDPERFAGLTALDTRAIVDGVRRRVIVTHSDTLHAAQQRAFTDELSTAVRELDGLAAALAAGTHRGDRTQVRAEISRIIRGRRVERVLGTTLEGTRAGEIRLTRRVDDAAVARLGDEFFGKQVLVTDRDWPVAEVVTAYRARTHLESTFRWLTGAGPSARAEWTPHRIAVHTLVSVLAATVTHLMRREADRAGMNLSVAELLDQLCGIGETVLRHRSTGGRPRTRRILSDRTPRQQALYELFGLERYAPA